In Populus alba chromosome 4, ASM523922v2, whole genome shotgun sequence, the genomic window GATTGTTTGTTTACCTTTGATCAAGTCTTATTTTACAGCCCCGAAGAGGGGGGTGAGATTCAGAAACAATATATTGATATACCTTTTTGACAATTACATACAGTAAACTAATAAAAGAATTGTACCACCGTTCCAGCGATGTAGTGAACAGGTAAACATCCACAAAGCCCTGCAATCgggggaaaggaaaaaaaacacagcgTGTCAATTAATCTCCTTATTTTCTCACATGAAGACACTAGCAGTAGTCTGGCTTTCCAGATAGGTAGAGAGATTTCTAAATGCTAATGATAGCGAGACTCATGTAAGTCCAAGGACACAGGATCGGCAGATCCATTCCATGTGGGACCAATAGCCTCTGCTGTAGGCTAATGATAGCTGGCCTAATCATAAATGCTCTGAACAAGCAGCAGTGAATGCAACCTCTATTTTATTTCGATGGTCCTCAATTTTCCTACGTACATGTACATGTTCCATAACTACCTGTCCCGCAATATGACAAGGTGGTGTTAAGGAACCTAAATTTGTCCAATAGTCTAACTTATCagcaaattagaaaaaaagaaaaaaatagagcagAACTAGTATACATGACCTTCATTTGGAGGGTGCAAGCTGCAGTTTCAAGTAAATGCAAAAAGCCTATCTGCAATCTTTGTGCGACAAATTGGACACTCAGAACATGCGAGCGAACAAGATTTACACACTGCAAAAATAAACCAGCAGCAGTCACGATTGGAGATGATGGGCAGGAAGGTTAGAAACAGTTCAAATGTAGGCAACTTCACTGACTTACAACAAAAATGTCGACAGGGGAGAAGAATTGCTGCTGTTGGTGATTCAAAACATACTTTGCACACATGGGAATTAGCATCTCCATTTCCCAGTTGTTTGAGCTCCTTTTCCTTCATCTCTTGTATCCGCGCCTGCATGCAGAAAAATGCAATCTAGATTCAGGAACAAACATGACATTTATATCCCAGAAGTAGATGGTGAAAACATGCCTCAAACAGATGTTTATCAAATGACCCCACAAGTTAAACTTTAGAAGGGAGTGAAGAATTATTACAGCAGATGGATACaacaaacaaagcaaaacaacagaacgacagaaaagaaaaggatcaaGCAATTCAGGTTTACCTTCAACCGAATAACTAGGGGCTCTTCCTTGGGAGTTTCATCAACTTGTGATGCATCCaaatcttctctctctttcaggATGCTATTGCGATAAACTTCAACACCATTTGTTTTGGGATCGCTAGTGTGATCTATACCATCACTGTGCCTTTCATCAGCATTCATCCCAGAGATAGCACTATCCTCTCTCTTTAACTTCGCAACAAGCACCCACATGTTTGCTAAGTCATTTTCCAGAGCCTCCTCCCTTTTTTTCGCCTCTTCACACTTTTTCCTGTATTCATCTTCTATGAATTCCTTTTCAGCCAAGGCTGCCTCCAGTGCTGCTTCACGTTGCTTTCTTGCCTGCAGTTCCCTTTTCAAATCATCTGGATCAAGATTCCACGACTCAAAGTCATCAGAATGCATTCCTGAAAAATCATTTCCTCTGCCAGAGAACCGCCCCTTCCTCCCATGTCTTGTGCCATCATTAAACTTGCGGTTAACTCCATTAACTGATTGCATGCCAGCACCTCTAGAATGCACAGATTCTCGAGCAGCCAGCAATTCTTTTTCCAATTTTGCATTCTGTAATGAGAGCTTTGTCACTTCACCAGCTAAATTTTTCAGCTCAACTGCAGCAGCAGAGGCCAGTTCCTTTGCATAAGAAGCTTCTTCGGACAATTTCTGATTTTGCACCCGCAAGCCACTATTCTCCTCTGAAATCTGAACCTGTCCGATCTTTAGCTTTTCGTTCTCAATCTCCTGctcagataaaaacaaaaacatgttccTTAGCTGTAAGTAAAAACTTGGAATTACTTTGTTAGAAGTTAGAACTACCAGCTGGTATCAACATTTTGCTTGTGTTTTTTACACTATAGAACAGTAATAATCCTATTTCCATATGAGATATTTGAACCAAAACCCCTACTTCaactagaaataaaaacaatgaccaCAACCAAAATAGAGTTATTTTCAATAAGCCCATGCAAGATTTATTAAGTTGTAGTATATTGGTGATCACCTGGGACTGaactttctttttcaattcatcCACATATTCTTTAGAAATGTTGTGTTGAGAGTTTACTGATGCTTTATCACCAGAGAGTGAAGCCAACCGATGCTCTAGGAGAGTCACCTTGTCTTGCAATTCTTTGTTCTCGGAACACTGCCAATAATCACCACATGCAGAAATAacagcttaaaacaaagtaaacCAGGGGACAAACAAAAAGTACTAGCATTCCAAGCTGATGAAAAGGTTAACACATCAAGGAGATGCTGAACATCAATTACAGTGGCaggatgaaagaaaatgaaaagcaaaaaaaaaggaggaaaaatgAGATGGGGAGTGGCAGTCAAACCTTATTCTGAAGCTGTTCTTGGAGAATACGGTTGTCAGCTGATTTTATCTgcaaacaaatcaaaatcatttcaTTGGAAGGAAAATTACAATCTATGCAAGCTGGAGCACCATTCCAACCACTAGAGATCATTGAAACTAATATACAACTGGAGACATACTTTGTGAATTGGTTCCTCGGGATATTTACTAGTCTTAAGACAAAGGCATATGGGAGTTTCATTATAAAATGATTCCTCTTTCTAcccaaaaaagcaaaaaagaaaaagaaaaattacactGCAGATTGTGAAGTTGAGAGATTCTCAGAATGATATTATGGATCTGAATTTTTCTGGATGGCAAACTTGCCAAGGAACCAATTATAGTTTACCTAAGGATACACAAGTGCCCGCCTCCATTTGGTTTTAACGTGACACTAGAATGATAGGTGAATACACAAGCCTTGATAAAATTTCAACAGTATTGTGATATGAAGTGCTCACCTCCAGCTCAAAAGCCTTTTCATTACATTGGGTCATCAATCTCATTACTGTCTGTTGCAGCACAATtgcaatcaaaataattgagTTATTATTATctgaaaaatagataaaatgaaagaatacaagagagaagaagaagaaaaggggaaaaGTAGAAGAAAGCGAAACAACCTGCTGCATATCGACCATTGAGGCATTAGCAATTGAAGCCTCACCACTCTCAATAATGCGCTGTTCTAAAACTCTCATTTGCCTCTTCTTTTCCTGGATCTCTCGCTCCAAGTTCTGGATCTATGGTTGAAAAACAGAGCTTTAGGCAAAACTATGAACAATCACATAGCTCTATTCAGGTATATATAACTGCCATATTGGACATGTTGGATTATAAAAATGAAGGCATTCCACAATGGAAAACTTCTGTTTTCTGATCTGTTAATTGATATAACAATCGATTATTCGCAGTGAAAAACAGAGAGGAAGCAGGGGGGGAAGGGTGTCTTTCCCAGCTACTGCCTTCTATAATATGCAAAAGAAGAACATGAATCATTTAGTATGTGATAAGCATCAAACACATCCTTCGGAGtctgaataaaatttaaaatcacagCAGCCACATAACCTCGAATTGGCTCCAGCACCACTGAGTGATGAGGGGTCTACAACAATGCTAACTTGCAATCTATTTGATATGTTGAATAGAGTATCATCATAGCCTTGCATCTCATTTTGAAGTTCAATTTTAAACACAAGCTACCATAAAGTTTTGCAAGAGAAGAGAAGCATACTTGAGTTTTTGAGCTATCAGGATCGTTTACAGAATGCTCCACCAGGCGCTTCAGGGTACTAGTGCTGAATGCAATCTCTCCAGCAAGCATCTTAACCTGCTCCACAAGAAGGTCCATCTGGTCTTGGGTCATCCCGCCCTAGAAATAACACATTTCTGTCAAGTTAACAATTCTTCAGAAAACCtgtaactaataaaaatatgaaaattttggTCTGGTCACCCAAAGGAAAGATTACCATCAGAACATAATAAGGCATCAAAATGTTAGATTGACATGGCATTTGTGGTATGAATGTGCTAATCAGCAAAAGGGAGACTTGGGTTTTtccaattcaataattaaaggAGATGGAAGCCAAAAACATAGAGAAAATCTGACAAATCCAAGAACCTGAGGGTCCAATATGAGAAAGAGAGGGTTAGAGGAGTAAATTTTGGATTCTTTCTGAAGGGAAAATTTACTTGGTATTATATCCTAGGGGGTGAACACCGGAGAGAAATATTAGCATAACTTACTGGTGCCAGTTTTGAAGTACCCATAAGTTCGTATGATTGAGCCGATTCAGTAACAGTACTGCTAGCTGGTGAGAGTTTTTCATTCCACATACTGGAAGATCTTCTATGTTTAAATTCGTAAGTTAGATCCGATGCTATCAAAGAAGCAGAAGATGGAGAGTCcttttgattctcattttctGCAAGTAAAGCACCTTCTCGCAAAACATCCAAtttctgacaaaaaaaaaatgaaacttaaAAATCACACTTCAATTTTCCAAatggaaaaataagaaaaagaatgcAGTCCAAAAGGAAATTTagtaaaactaaacaaagggTGTATCTTATGGAAAGAAACCATTGCAAAGccaaaaaaaactacaagacAGATCAGTTGTGGGGCATGAGAATAATAAGGGGGAGCCTTTTTGGAGAATTCAGGCATTTAGAAAATAAGAAAGTACAGAATGACAATAAAAGGTATTAAGAAAACTCGGAATCactttacaaattttaaaactaaacattACCCAAAGATTGTCCAGATTCACATTATAACTATTACATTCCACTAGTACAACCATAGCTCAAACCCTTGGAATTGCAGTTTAACTTATAAGCCAGAAAGGATGTCATTCatatttaaatattcaaattcCAGGGCCAGTTTGGAATTAGGTAATAACAAAAGGTAGCAGACCGTGCTTTTGTGTACAAAACAGATGGGAAAATAACTCACATCATCCTCCCCAACAGAATGACTCGGCTGGTGACCTGGAACATCAGTCAATCCAGGAATCGTATTCTTCGTAGAGACAAGTATGAGTTTAGTTAGCCTCTGAATCCTACTCATTAGAGCAGCCTTggcttcctcttcttcctcaaGCCTTGATTGCATTTTCACCTGACCTTCCTCTAACTAttcaatggaaaacaaagaatgGTTTGTCAGTGgcaataaaaccataaaatgaAAACAGCACAACAAtattcaaaagaagaaaacaagaaaaaatttcaaaaccttTTGCCTTAAGCTCAGAATCTCCTCATGGCTAACACCAGCAAGCATCCCCTGTCTTAATTGATCAAGTTCATGCTTGAGGCTTGAGATTTCTTTCTGATATTTCTTGATCAAAGATTTCTCATCAATAATCTGGAagttaaatcatttcaaaatcaGGTTAAGTCAccttttagatttaattaaactatattgttGTTGATGAATAATATCATAAGCTAAGTTCATATTGTACCTTATTGCGTGAAGCATATATTTCAACCCGCTTTGCCCTGCTAGCAAACTTCAATGTATTATGAGTTTCTTCCATGTTACTTGATGCAGGAGTGACGGTACAAATAAGCTGAGCATTGGTTTAGGCAAGAAAGAATATATATGAGGCAATGGAATTTGGCTAGGagtaattgaatatgtataGTCGGTCACTTATAAAACCTTTACTCCATAATCAAAAAGACAGAAAGGGATTGAGAATGTGAAAATTAAACGTTTCTAGAAGATTATACACAATTCAATACGCAACAGCACAATGGATCATTCAATGATCTTGTATGTTCAGTGAATTACATGATCTTCAATGACAAAGTAAAATTTTGTAAACATGTTGACCACAAATAGCATGATTTTTATATCTCAAACTCACCGAAACATGCCCATGCCCACTCAATGAAGACTGCAAAAGGCGTGTAAGTTTGGAATCTCGATATGGAACATGAGATGCCCTTCCTTCGCTCAGCTTTCCAATCACCTTTAAAAAGGAGCCACGTAGTCAACTACAGACATTGAAATGATATGGCCATGTACATCTAAACATTCAGAAGCTTAAAAGTCTCAACATCCTTTAATGAAGAAAGTGAGTAGTTGCACTTTAAGTGTCAACAGACTCAGCACACGCACAGAGGAGCATTGTGAGTTCATTCATTGACTCATGTTTGAGATAAGCTTAATGTCCCAAAAACACTTTCTACCATCCTCGAGTTGGTCTCATAAATCATCAGATAATCAACCACATTTTATGCAATTATTGCATGTATCCGAAGGCTTTGACTTGTTTATTCTGCAAGCAGTTTCTGGTagacaaatacaaataaaatgaaaaacatggtAGATGATTGCATAGAAAATTACAGGTACATACAGTTCCAAGAGTTAGAAGGCTTTTGTTTATGTAAGATCCTTCCTTTCTCCTTATTCCAGTTGTTTCAGTTTTGGAACTCTCAGATCCAGCTAGATCAATCAGATTCTACAAAGAGACATAAAAGAGAAGAGTATGAGCCATACAGCTAAGaagaatcaatgttttttttttctgatagtATCAATTCAATGCAACATACAAGTTGAGAGAAAATCACTCCGTCGTATTCATCTCCGTTGGCACTACTTTCTATCATCTGCAAATGCATAGGCATATtagtgaattataaaaaaaaaaaattgaaatataaaaaaaaaatcttctgtGAAATAAGGCACAGCATCAGAGTAGCTAAGGTCGAAATGAcaagaataaaaatcacaagaatGTGAAGTAGATGATGCACCAATTGAGGTGGTGAAGGCTAAGATATGACTACTTCCAACCAATAGTTTGATATATATACTCcattaaaatgtataaaaaatgcTAACTATTATCAGAATGCTCAATTTCATCAGCTTATGGACTATTTACCAGAGTGAATATGGTGTGACTTCGGCTGCTGAagagattaaaattatttgaaccaACATGGCGATGCTCTGCAATACCAAAATACCAATCAAAAACTTAGGAGTAATCTTGCATGAAACACACAGGAAAATATCAAATAGGTATACATATACAGGGTACCTTCTCCAGCAGCAATGAAAGAAAGTGCATGCCCAGGAGATAAAACCACTTCTTCCTTTATACCCTCAACATAGGTGCCCTGGAAAACTTAGTACAAGTATTTATAAACCAATATATTagatcaattaaataataatttttttcatggtaaGAAAGTTCACGCTACAAAGCTTTTTAAGCAAATTCATAAAAGCTAAGCACAACACCTGTGCATCTTCCCTGACACGCAAATTTTGACCTGTTGGATCAAGCAAGTCATTTATCACCTGATATCAGAAGCATAAGTCAAAGCATAAAACAGACAACTTTCACTAAGATGCCAATAATAGTTTCAACTTGTTGTGGGTACACTCAAGTGCTGTTTCTCAAATTTATAGTATAGTGACACTAACCTCATTGTAAATTTCAAGATAGGACACTCGTAGTAGGAACTCTCTTCCTGGAGTCTGAAGTGAGAAAGCAGTGTCATCCATACTTGATCAACAGGTAGATAGTTGAAAAGATTAAATATAGgggaaaaacaacaaacaacttAGGTTTACAACAATACCTATCTATATTTAAGTGTAATGACAGTGTTAACCGCCCACATGCATGCTCACACATTCAGATGCTTGGATGATAAAAGCCAAGCAATACACAGCTAACCAGCATTGCAGAGAATATATTGAGGAGAGAATATTATTGAAATACTTACATCTTGGATGCTACTGAAAACATCCTTTATGGCAAGTGGTATAATGCCAGGAGAATTTTGGTCTCCCTGCATTTATGATTATGAGAAACAAGTCAAAAACAACAGAGCTGAAAACTTGTTAGCAATAACGAACTAAAACAAGTAAAGCTAgccagaagaaaaggaaaacataaagaTAGACATGTTTACACGTGCCAAATAATACATAACTTAAGAATCAACTTCAGTGATAAATTACAGTGCAGGATGAAATTGTCATGTCTCTGAAAATACTTCAGTAATGTGATCCTAATTCCTAGATATAACAAGATGGATAAACATGTTTGAGCATCAAATGAAGTTATAGATATGGCTACAAGAGAAAGAGGGAAACCATGGGAGAACCTGTGGAAGCAACAACTGAGAGTATTTGTATTTCATACAAAGGGAACTTTAAAATGACCAGCACCTTTCAGTTTCCTCAGTAATACTCCTCAACAGATCATCAAATCATTGCACTTTGAGCGTTCTATATGGTTAAAGCGTTTGCAAATAACAAAGTAAGATCTAGTAGAGTGAGGAGTTGCAGGATACAAAAAAGGAGTCACCAATAAAATGGATCACCATAGACTTCTCCAACAATATAAGGCACCGTTTGGGAACGCAATGCAAACCACATTccacaaaaattttaatttttttttcttgctaaaaattaataatttttttatatgttttggatggttttgatgcattttggcatgaaaaacactttgaaaagcaatagcaactacactctcaaacagGCTCTTATTAATGCTCTTCTGATGCAAACAAAATATCAGCAAAGCACTTTGCCTGTACTACCATAAACAATCACTATAGCTTAATTAAAAACTTGTGATTTTAAATCAGGGTAATCTTGACAATTTCAATGATTCATAACTACAATCATAATCAGCTTTTACTATCCTGGGAGATTTGGAGTAAATATCCTAACAAAAACTGCACCAAATTAAAGTTACAGGGAGGAACTAATCTTACATGCATAGTATGTGTCTTTCCACTACTAGTAACACCATATGCAAAAACAGTTCCTGCATTGTCAGATAAAAACTCGAAATTAATGAACATTGATTAATCAACCACAACTACTAGAATAAACAAATGCTACTTGATTGTCAATAAAAATCCGAATCTCGATCAATACCATACCATTAACACCTTCCATTGCAGCCTTGACCACAGGTTTTGCGGCAATCTCATACACCTCTTGAGAGGCTGTGTGCGGTCCAAACACCTTATCTGCCAATACAAATCATTTCGCATTTACATTTACATTTACATTTTcattaactcaattaattaagaaattcaaattcaataattgattaccAAATGCATAAGCAGTAGCTGGATTATACTCGTTCCTAACAATCTTATCTCCATCGGCGGACCATGCTATTTCATCTCCTCTCTGGAACTCCCTTTCACTGCATCCAAACACATCCCAATCAAGATACTTGACCCTGGAAAATTCAAATTACAAAACCGATTCAAGATCTGATCTGGTGCCCTCAGATCTACCATTACCTCAACGGTCTAAACCGAATCGTAACCGAAATACTATCACCACCATTCCTCGGTTGATCAATCGGTTCAGCAATCAACTCCTCCGACCCGAAACCGACCGGATTCGGACTGCCACCATAAGCACCGACGCCTGAGAGGCCGTAGTGCATTGAATCAGACTGATCTCGACTCGGCGTCACGGATCGCGAACCGAAAAATGAAGAAGCAGAAGTCGAGCACGAACGTGGCATTAGCCTGTTATTATAAGATGTTGTTGAAGAAGCTGAAGAGTAAGGACTTGACGGTTTTGGATATGAGAATGGAGAGCTGCTTCTCGCTCTGGAAGATGACGCCATTCCGGgagaacaataaaataaaaatgtatgttCAGTTCAGTTTAAGTGGAGTTGAGTCGAGTCGAGTTGACTCAGTGAGTCATTGAGGGGAAGCTGACTCGGTGGAGGaagtgtagagagagagaggaaatagAGAGGGTGAGTAGGTAAGGTCACATGGTATCTGCTGCAAAAAAAGTGAGAAACATTGTGTGAATGgtctctttttttaatggatttgatactttaagtaagtgaaggaggaggagagagGAGTGAAAGTAGAGAAGCAACAGAGAGAAACTGTTTCTTCTACTTGAAGACAAAGAGTTGCAGAGCAGAGGGGGAGGGAGAggagttgattttgatttctataATAGGCTGCTGTGAGTttgggagagagggagagagattgAGAACGATAGgtttctgtattttaaattttttttgaaattttcgtTGTGTTTTTTTGAGTGTTTGGTGACATTTTACGTCCTTGTAGTGTGTCTTTCTGTCATATTGGGCCTGCATTTAAATCTTCTGCGATCAgagactttaaaaaaaatgattctacttgattttttttattttaaaagtgtttttaaacaaataattaaaaatatatattttaaattatttattttatgtttttagatattttaatataataatataaaaaaataaaaaaaatattattaaaatgtgtcttaaataaaaaatcattcaaaaaaaaaacaattatttttaatacaaatatatatcatgattaatttttaaaatcgatcatttcctttttttcagGTAACATGTAAGATTTTATCTTGACATTTCATGGTATTATTCAAATTCATTGTACGGTAGACTCGTAATTCTAcgtgctatgttttttttttacatgagggagtattttttaaaactaataaaaatacaggatgaaggatgaaattaaatacAGCTATCAAATGTTAAATCCAAAGGTACTGatagcacttgaggtcttggcccagcggttgaagggatttgtt contains:
- the LOC118039705 gene encoding kinesin-like protein KIN-7D, mitochondrial isoform X1 gives rise to the protein MASSSRARSSSPFSYPKPSSPYSSASSTTSYNNRLMPRSCSTSASSFFGSRSVTPSRDQSDSMHYGLSGVGAYGGSPNPVGFGSEELIAEPIDQPRNGGDSISVTIRFRPLSEREFQRGDEIAWSADGDKIVRNEYNPATAYAFDKVFGPHTASQEVYEIAAKPVVKAAMEGVNGTVFAYGVTSSGKTHTMHGDQNSPGIIPLAIKDVFSSIQDTPGREFLLRVSYLEIYNEVINDLLDPTGQNLRVREDAQGTYVEGIKEEVVLSPGHALSFIAAGEEHRHVGSNNFNLFSSRSHTIFTLMIESSANGDEYDGVIFSQLNLIDLAGSESSKTETTGIRRKEGSYINKSLLTLGTVIGKLSEGRASHVPYRDSKLTRLLQSSLSGHGHVSLICTVTPASSNMEETHNTLKFASRAKRVEIYASRNKIIDEKSLIKKYQKEISSLKHELDQLRQGMLAGVSHEEILSLRQKLEEGQVKMQSRLEEEEEAKAALMSRIQRLTKLILVSTKNTIPGLTDVPGHQPSHSVGEDDKLDVLREGALLAENENQKDSPSSASLIASDLTYEFKHRRSSSMWNEKLSPASSTVTESAQSYELMGTSKLAPGGMTQDQMDLLVEQVKMLAGEIAFSTSTLKRLVEHSVNDPDSSKTQIQNLEREIQEKKRQMRVLEQRIIESGEASIANASMVDMQQTVMRLMTQCNEKAFELEIKSADNRILQEQLQNKCSENKELQDKVTLLEHRLASLSGDKASVNSQHNISKEYVDELKKKVQSQEIENEKLKIGQVQISEENSGLRVQNQKLSEEASYAKELASAAAVELKNLAGEVTKLSLQNAKLEKELLAARESVHSRGAGMQSVNGVNRKFNDGTRHGRKGRFSGRGNDFSGMHSDDFESWNLDPDDLKRELQARKQREAALEAALAEKEFIEDEYRKKCEEAKKREEALENDLANMWVLVAKLKREDSAISGMNADERHSDGIDHTSDPKTNGVEVYRNSILKEREDLDASQVDETPKEEPLVIRLKARIQEMKEKELKQLGNGDANSHVCKVCFESPTAAILLPCRHFCLCKSCSLACSECPICRTKIADRLFAFT
- the LOC118039705 gene encoding kinesin-like protein KIN-7D, mitochondrial isoform X3, with product MFSVASKILQEESSYYECPILKFTMRSKFACQGRCTVFQGTYVEGIKEEVVLSPGHALSFIAAGEEHRHVGSNNFNLFSSRSHTIFTLMIESSANGDEYDGVIFSQLNLIDLAGSESSKTETTGIRRKEGSYINKSLLTLGTVIGKLSEGRASHVPYRDSKLTRLLQSSLSGHGHVSLICTVTPASSNMEETHNTLKFASRAKRVEIYASRNKIIDEKSLIKKYQKEISSLKHELDQLRQGMLAGVSHEEILSLRQKLEEGQVKMQSRLEEEEEAKAALMSRIQRLTKLILVSTKNTIPGLTDVPGHQPSHSVGEDDKLDVLREGALLAENENQKDSPSSASLIASDLTYEFKHRRSSSMWNEKLSPASSTVTESAQSYELMGTSKLAPGGMTQDQMDLLVEQVKMLAGEIAFSTSTLKRLVEHSVNDPDSSKTQIQNLEREIQEKKRQMRVLEQRIIESGEASIANASMVDMQQTVMRLMTQCNEKAFELEIKSADNRILQEQLQNKCSENKELQDKVTLLEHRLASLSGDKASVNSQHNISKEYVDELKKKVQSQEIENEKLKIGQVQISEENSGLRVQNQKLSEEASYAKELASAAAVELKNLAGEVTKLSLQNAKLEKELLAARESVHSRGAGMQSVNGVNRKFNDGTRHGRKGRFSGRGNDFSGMHSDDFESWNLDPDDLKRELQARKQREAALEAALAEKEFIEDEYRKKCEEAKKREEALENDLANMWVLVAKLKREDSAISGMNADERHSDGIDHTSDPKTNGVEVYRNSILKEREDLDASQVDETPKEEPLVIRLKARIQEMKEKELKQLGNGDANSHVCKVCFESPTAAILLPCRHFCLCKSCSLACSECPICRTKIADRLFAFT
- the LOC118039705 gene encoding kinesin-like protein KIN-7D, mitochondrial isoform X2; translation: MFSVASKIMDDTAFSLQTPGREFLLRVSYLEIYNEVINDLLDPTGQNLRVREDAQGTYVEGIKEEVVLSPGHALSFIAAGEEHRHVGSNNFNLFSSRSHTIFTLMIESSANGDEYDGVIFSQLNLIDLAGSESSKTETTGIRRKEGSYINKSLLTLGTVIGKLSEGRASHVPYRDSKLTRLLQSSLSGHGHVSLICTVTPASSNMEETHNTLKFASRAKRVEIYASRNKIIDEKSLIKKYQKEISSLKHELDQLRQGMLAGVSHEEILSLRQKLEEGQVKMQSRLEEEEEAKAALMSRIQRLTKLILVSTKNTIPGLTDVPGHQPSHSVGEDDKLDVLREGALLAENENQKDSPSSASLIASDLTYEFKHRRSSSMWNEKLSPASSTVTESAQSYELMGTSKLAPGGMTQDQMDLLVEQVKMLAGEIAFSTSTLKRLVEHSVNDPDSSKTQIQNLEREIQEKKRQMRVLEQRIIESGEASIANASMVDMQQTVMRLMTQCNEKAFELEIKSADNRILQEQLQNKCSENKELQDKVTLLEHRLASLSGDKASVNSQHNISKEYVDELKKKVQSQEIENEKLKIGQVQISEENSGLRVQNQKLSEEASYAKELASAAAVELKNLAGEVTKLSLQNAKLEKELLAARESVHSRGAGMQSVNGVNRKFNDGTRHGRKGRFSGRGNDFSGMHSDDFESWNLDPDDLKRELQARKQREAALEAALAEKEFIEDEYRKKCEEAKKREEALENDLANMWVLVAKLKREDSAISGMNADERHSDGIDHTSDPKTNGVEVYRNSILKEREDLDASQVDETPKEEPLVIRLKARIQEMKEKELKQLGNGDANSHVCKVCFESPTAAILLPCRHFCLCKSCSLACSECPICRTKIADRLFAFT